One window from the genome of Devosia yakushimensis encodes:
- the dgoD gene encoding galactonate dehydratase has translation MKITAITTRVVNAEMRNWVFVKVETDEPGLFGWGEATLEWKTRAVVGAIEDLSPLLIGRDPRDIEQAYRAMTKQSFWRLGAVGMSAVSGIELALWDILGKHLDVPVWRLLGGKVRDKVGVYTHLGMGDMRAVYETDSVDPLVERAIEVVENGYKAFKAVFVPYTHYHAPLLQVDKVARMMEAMRAAVGNDIEIMVDFHGRPASAGAALAYIDALAPGRPMFIEEPVPPGDFQSLANLAGRTNVPLATGERLIDRNEFDALFNTGAIDIVQPDICHCGGLMEAKKIAARAEALGIGVAPHNPLGPIAGVAALHFAVSTPNHVIQEEMVGAVPWYFDVVQGPIRRVDGFWQVPEAPGLGIVVDEAECAKHPYAQEVLHTQNAVLGDGTIVDW, from the coding sequence ATGAAGATAACCGCAATCACCACCCGCGTGGTCAACGCGGAGATGCGCAATTGGGTGTTCGTGAAGGTCGAGACCGACGAGCCGGGGCTTTTCGGGTGGGGAGAGGCGACGCTCGAGTGGAAGACCCGGGCCGTCGTTGGGGCGATCGAAGATTTGTCGCCCTTGCTGATCGGTCGAGATCCGCGCGATATCGAGCAGGCCTATCGCGCCATGACCAAGCAAAGTTTCTGGCGGCTGGGCGCTGTCGGAATGAGTGCCGTTTCCGGCATCGAGCTCGCTCTCTGGGACATTTTGGGCAAGCACCTCGACGTTCCGGTATGGCGGCTGCTCGGCGGCAAGGTGCGCGATAAGGTCGGCGTCTATACCCACCTCGGGATGGGCGACATGAGAGCCGTATATGAAACGGATTCGGTCGATCCGCTCGTCGAGCGCGCCATCGAGGTGGTTGAGAATGGCTACAAGGCGTTCAAGGCGGTCTTTGTGCCTTATACCCACTATCACGCCCCATTGCTCCAGGTGGACAAGGTCGCCCGAATGATGGAGGCGATGCGTGCTGCCGTCGGCAACGATATCGAGATCATGGTGGACTTCCATGGCCGACCTGCATCGGCCGGCGCTGCCCTGGCGTATATCGACGCTCTCGCACCCGGTCGCCCGATGTTCATCGAAGAGCCTGTGCCGCCAGGAGATTTCCAGAGTCTCGCCAATCTGGCCGGCCGGACCAATGTGCCTCTGGCAACGGGCGAGCGGCTCATCGATCGGAACGAGTTTGACGCCCTGTTCAATACGGGGGCGATCGACATCGTCCAGCCCGACATATGCCACTGCGGCGGGCTCATGGAAGCCAAGAAGATAGCGGCTCGTGCCGAGGCACTGGGGATCGGCGTGGCGCCGCATAATCCCCTCGGCCCGATCGCTGGGGTGGCTGCGCTCCACTTCGCCGTCTCGACCCCGAACCATGTCATCCAGGAGGAAATGGTCGGAGCCGTGCCTTGGTATTTCGACGTGGTGCAGGGACCGATACGTCGCGTGGACGGCTTCTGGCAGGTACCTGAGGCGCCGGGCCTCGGCATCGTGGTCGATGAGGCCGAGTGCGCCAAGCATCCCTATGCCCAGGAAGTGCTGCACACACAGAATGCCGTGCTGGGCGATGGCACGATCGTGGATTGGTAG
- a CDS encoding carbohydrate ABC transporter permease, protein MASTSTWAGLRKNRAFYASIAPFFLVFLAFSIFPVAFSFYLGLSDWDGFSDPSFVGLANYTRALGDPVFQKAIWNTIYLWFWSTLFTVGLALALAVLINEYVLGGRTYFRLVFLLPLLVAPAIAAIILRVFFTSNGGLVNMLVGAVQGQPSYFNWIASETWIKPLVVLLVVWRWTGWHMVIFLAGLQSIPRDIYEAARMEGVSRWAIFSRITLPLLMPSIAFSIVMATLGGLQMFDEPYVLTQGQGGTNDSTTTLGMYLYATAFMQFDFGLGAAVSWYLFAAVVGFTLLSRVVNRRLGIS, encoded by the coding sequence ATGGCATCAACTTCCACTTGGGCGGGCCTGCGCAAGAACCGCGCTTTCTACGCGTCCATCGCGCCGTTTTTCCTGGTTTTCCTGGCGTTCTCCATTTTCCCTGTCGCTTTCTCCTTCTATCTCGGCCTGTCCGATTGGGACGGCTTCAGCGATCCGAGTTTTGTTGGTCTCGCCAACTATACGAGGGCTTTGGGAGACCCGGTTTTCCAGAAGGCGATCTGGAACACGATCTACCTTTGGTTCTGGTCCACTCTCTTCACGGTGGGCCTCGCCCTAGCGCTGGCGGTGCTGATTAATGAGTACGTTCTGGGCGGCCGAACCTATTTCCGCCTGGTCTTTCTTCTGCCCCTGCTGGTGGCACCGGCCATTGCCGCCATCATCCTGCGCGTTTTCTTCACATCGAACGGCGGGCTGGTGAATATGCTGGTTGGGGCTGTGCAGGGCCAACCCAGCTATTTCAACTGGATTGCATCAGAAACCTGGATCAAACCCCTGGTCGTGCTGCTTGTCGTGTGGCGCTGGACGGGCTGGCATATGGTGATCTTCCTTGCCGGTCTGCAGTCGATCCCGCGCGACATCTACGAAGCCGCCCGCATGGAAGGCGTCAGCCGTTGGGCCATCTTCTCCCGCATCACCCTGCCATTGCTGATGCCTTCGATTGCCTTTTCGATCGTGATGGCGACACTGGGCGGCCTGCAGATGTTCGACGAGCCCTATGTGCTTACGCAGGGCCAGGGCGGCACTAATGACTCCACCACCACGCTGGGCATGTATCTCTATGCCACGGCCTTCATGCAGTTCGATTTCGGCCTTGGCGCAGCCGTCAGCTGGTACCTCTTCGCCGCTGTAGTTGGCTTCACCTTGCTCAGCCGCGTCGTCAACCGCCGCCTGGGGATTTCATGA
- a CDS encoding carbohydrate ABC transporter permease, producing MMLKLLANRERRFNLMVTAGLFLLSLVFILPLYWTAVFATRTLSEVFQFPPPLWFGNSLLDNYSRIEQVFPPFRPIINSLLVAVPKTIGLVLVSALAGYGFARYVRAPGRGFLLAATFATLFFPPSLALIPFFLQMGWIGWLNTFWPLIVPAVASGFGVIWMYTYIGSAVPRELYEAAEMDGAKGFATFFLVVIPIIRPGLAALAVWTLIGTWNEFQLPLVVLGDGTKFTVPLALTTLSTTHYSDTPAVMLSTLMGLVPVFILFALLSREFIAGLTSGAVKS from the coding sequence ATGATGCTCAAGCTGCTCGCCAATCGCGAACGCCGGTTCAATCTGATGGTTACGGCGGGGCTGTTCCTGCTGTCGCTGGTCTTCATCCTGCCGCTCTACTGGACGGCCGTATTTGCAACCAGGACGCTGAGCGAAGTTTTCCAGTTTCCGCCTCCGCTGTGGTTCGGCAATTCGCTGCTGGACAACTATTCTCGCATCGAGCAGGTCTTCCCCCCGTTCCGCCCTATCATCAACAGCCTCCTGGTGGCCGTTCCCAAGACCATAGGTCTTGTGCTGGTCAGTGCGCTGGCTGGCTATGGCTTCGCACGTTACGTTCGGGCTCCCGGCCGCGGCTTCCTGCTGGCAGCAACCTTCGCCACCTTGTTCTTCCCTCCCTCGCTTGCACTGATCCCCTTCTTCCTGCAGATGGGCTGGATCGGCTGGCTGAACACGTTCTGGCCCCTGATCGTACCGGCAGTCGCATCGGGTTTTGGGGTGATCTGGATGTACACGTACATCGGGTCAGCCGTTCCTCGCGAGCTCTATGAGGCCGCGGAGATGGACGGTGCGAAGGGCTTTGCGACCTTCTTCCTGGTGGTCATTCCAATCATCCGCCCCGGACTGGCCGCGCTTGCGGTCTGGACCCTGATCGGCACCTGGAACGAATTTCAACTGCCACTGGTCGTGCTGGGCGACGGTACAAAGTTCACCGTGCCTCTGGCGCTCACGACGCTTTCGACCACCCATTACTCCGACACCCCTGCCGTCATGCTTTCAACGCTGATGGGCCTGGTGCCGGTGTTCATCCTGTTCGCCCTGCTAAGCCGCGAATTCATAGCAGGGCTGACATCCGGCGCGGTCAAATCATGA
- a CDS encoding ABC transporter substrate-binding protein: protein MQMTTTTILSALAGLALASTALAQDAEPYRPSADTSGTITVWTWPNNDRTFAALLPSFNEAYPNIKVEVQGFPNADNQYLNTVQRALLSNSGPDVAMIEIGVLALLRERPQWVDLAQDPYNADELMSQFAPFAAANVTRPDGKIVALPKHTGPGGLFYRRDIFEEAGLATEPAEVEAIFADWDAFITEGQKVVKPNERWLIANGMEIVSTMMAQRGVSWFDTEGNLQLDNPIVIEALTKVDQAADAGLISPFTMWSPEWQGAFGRGQIATIMSGNWFGGLLKRAFAPDDAGKWGVASAPADETGNRSFNAGGDHIGILETSQNKEAAWAFISWVVTDGVSLQQQYQNDDLYPAWTAAGSTDWINFQDPYYGGQNVNEVFADIQANLIPSTLNQDDNIVSDAVETAVNNIVQGVATPEEALEQAKTEVAARL, encoded by the coding sequence ATGCAAATGACTACCACGACCATTCTGTCGGCCTTGGCGGGACTTGCCCTGGCATCGACAGCATTGGCTCAGGACGCCGAACCGTACCGCCCCAGTGCCGATACGTCGGGAACGATCACTGTCTGGACCTGGCCCAACAACGATCGCACCTTTGCGGCGTTGCTGCCGTCCTTCAACGAGGCCTACCCTAATATCAAAGTAGAGGTGCAGGGTTTCCCCAACGCCGATAACCAGTATCTCAACACGGTCCAGCGCGCCCTTCTGAGCAATTCGGGCCCGGACGTGGCAATGATCGAGATCGGCGTACTGGCGCTATTGCGCGAACGGCCCCAATGGGTCGATCTGGCGCAAGATCCGTACAATGCCGACGAACTGATGAGCCAGTTCGCGCCCTTTGCCGCTGCCAACGTCACCAGGCCCGATGGCAAAATCGTCGCCCTGCCCAAGCATACCGGCCCGGGCGGTCTCTTCTATCGCCGTGACATTTTCGAGGAAGCGGGTCTGGCGACCGAACCGGCGGAAGTAGAGGCGATCTTTGCCGATTGGGACGCGTTCATCACCGAAGGACAGAAGGTGGTGAAGCCCAACGAACGTTGGCTGATCGCCAATGGCATGGAAATCGTCTCGACCATGATGGCTCAACGCGGCGTCAGTTGGTTCGATACCGAAGGCAACCTGCAGTTGGACAATCCGATCGTGATTGAGGCGCTGACCAAGGTAGATCAGGCCGCCGATGCGGGTCTGATCTCTCCCTTCACAATGTGGTCGCCCGAATGGCAGGGCGCGTTCGGCCGCGGGCAGATTGCCACCATTATGTCCGGCAACTGGTTCGGCGGACTACTCAAGCGCGCTTTCGCACCGGACGATGCAGGCAAGTGGGGCGTTGCCTCGGCACCGGCCGATGAAACGGGCAACCGCTCGTTCAATGCGGGCGGAGACCACATTGGCATTCTGGAAACATCACAAAACAAGGAAGCAGCCTGGGCCTTCATTTCCTGGGTCGTGACGGACGGCGTCAGCCTGCAGCAGCAGTATCAGAACGACGACCTGTACCCAGCCTGGACCGCAGCCGGCTCGACCGACTGGATCAATTTCCAGGATCCTTATTACGGCGGCCAGAACGTCAACGAGGTCTTCGCCGATATCCAGGCCAACCTGATCCCGTCCACGCTCAACCAGGACGACAATATCGTCAGCGACGCCGTGGAAACGGCTGTCAACAACATCGTCCAGGGCGTCGCTACGCCCGAAGAAGCGCTTGAGCAGGCCAAGACCGAAGTCGCTGCGCGCCTCTAG
- a CDS encoding ABC transporter ATP-binding protein, which yields MSAIVLNDVRKTYGATPVIHGVDLKVEEGEFCVFVGPSGCGKSTLLRMIAGLEDITAGTVEIGTKVVNDIEPSARGLAMVFQSYALYPHMTVRGNMSFGLRMTGTSKSETEKRVLEAASILQLDSLLDRKPAQLSGGQRQRVAIGRAIVRQPKAFLFDEPLSNLDAELRVAMRVEIAKLHRELGSTMIYVTHDQVEAMTLADKIVVLRAGLIEQVGTPSALYTDPDNTFVAGFIGSPRMNLLDAQSDGETVQIGETRFKPALESILPKGAVTIGIRPEQFEAMGDTVAFDVSVDVVENLGASSIVYGRLPEGQEVLVEQRGKLRARDGQTLQVQVDLSDILFFDAGGARLR from the coding sequence ATGAGTGCAATCGTCCTCAACGATGTCCGCAAGACCTACGGCGCCACACCCGTTATCCACGGCGTGGACCTCAAGGTCGAGGAGGGCGAGTTTTGCGTCTTCGTCGGCCCATCGGGCTGCGGAAAGTCCACCCTGCTGCGCATGATTGCCGGGCTTGAGGACATTACCGCCGGCACGGTGGAAATCGGCACCAAGGTCGTCAACGACATCGAGCCCTCGGCAAGAGGGCTCGCCATGGTCTTCCAGTCCTATGCGCTCTATCCGCATATGACTGTTCGCGGGAACATGAGCTTCGGCTTGCGCATGACCGGGACCTCCAAGAGCGAAACCGAAAAGCGCGTTCTGGAAGCAGCAAGCATCCTGCAATTGGACAGCCTGCTCGACCGCAAGCCCGCTCAACTTTCAGGCGGCCAGCGCCAGCGCGTGGCGATTGGCCGTGCAATCGTGCGGCAGCCGAAGGCCTTCCTGTTCGACGAGCCATTGTCGAACCTGGATGCCGAGCTTCGCGTCGCCATGCGGGTGGAAATCGCCAAGCTGCACCGCGAACTGGGTTCGACCATGATCTACGTTACCCACGATCAGGTTGAGGCGATGACGCTGGCCGATAAGATCGTGGTGCTCCGGGCCGGCCTGATCGAGCAGGTGGGCACACCCAGTGCCCTCTATACCGACCCCGACAACACCTTCGTCGCCGGTTTCATTGGCTCACCCCGGATGAACCTCCTCGATGCCCAGTCCGATGGCGAAACGGTCCAGATCGGAGAAACCCGCTTTAAGCCTGCTCTGGAAAGCATCTTGCCCAAGGGCGCTGTGACGATTGGGATCAGGCCGGAACAATTCGAAGCAATGGGCGACACCGTCGCATTTGATGTATCAGTCGATGTGGTCGAGAATCTGGGGGCAAGCTCCATCGTCTATGGTCGCCTGCCTGAGGGACAGGAGGTCTTGGTCGAGCAGCGCGGCAAGCTGCGCGCACGCGACGGCCAGACCCTTCAGGTGCAGGTCGACCTCAGCGACATCCTGTTTTTCGATGCCGGCGGCGCCCGCCTGCGGTGA